From Halorubrum salinarum, the proteins below share one genomic window:
- a CDS encoding RAD55 family ATPase codes for MYELTPHFDAEVEPGTNILLTGPPLSGKRSIMMDVLAAGTDRDEGAIVVTTKDGADRVLRDYEKRTPYERKPVAVVDCVTRQQGGETRESDRIKYASSPVDMTGIGIKLSEFLQAFGDRGIERNRVMVHSLSTLLMYSDLQTVFRFLHVFTGRVQSVDGLGLFSIDSTAHDDQAMNTLKQLFDGIITVPEDGEPDIRLP; via the coding sequence ATGTATGAGCTGACGCCGCATTTCGACGCCGAGGTCGAGCCCGGGACCAACATCCTGTTGACCGGCCCGCCGCTCAGCGGGAAGCGGTCGATCATGATGGACGTCCTCGCCGCGGGGACCGACCGCGACGAGGGCGCGATCGTCGTCACCACGAAGGATGGCGCCGACCGGGTGCTCCGCGACTACGAGAAGCGGACGCCCTACGAGCGGAAGCCGGTCGCGGTCGTCGACTGCGTCACCCGCCAGCAGGGCGGCGAGACCCGCGAGTCCGACCGGATCAAGTACGCCTCCTCGCCGGTGGACATGACGGGGATCGGGATCAAGCTCTCCGAGTTCCTCCAGGCGTTCGGCGACCGCGGCATCGAGCGGAACCGCGTGATGGTCCACTCGCTGTCGACGCTGCTGATGTACTCCGACCTCCAGACCGTGTTCCGCTTCCTCCACGTGTTCACGGGGCGGGTCCAGAGCGTCGACGGGCTCGGGCTGTTCAGCATCGACTCGACGGCCCACGACGACCAGGCGATGAACACCCTCAAACAGCTGTTCGACGGGATCATCACCGTCCCCGAGGACGGCGAGCCCGACATCCGGCTGCCCTGA
- a CDS encoding methyltransferase domain-containing protein, with protein sequence MTDAFGRAIRDHHRGERTAPLRQGDGEETREHPIEAFYFTEFDPESDAWLASRLDGPLVDLGAGAGRHALRFQERFETVAVESSPALVETMRERGVADAREGDMFALREAFERDRFAAAIAIGTQIGLAGSMRGLSAFLGDLAFVTTPDATAVVDCYDPDHPEAADLLGYREDPTPGLAGRVMWFAYDGERDPTLRFTLFSPDRLREAAIGTGWTVEAVDRSGSGEGPHYRAALRKR encoded by the coding sequence GTGACCGACGCTTTCGGACGCGCGATCCGAGACCACCACCGGGGCGAGCGAACGGCCCCGCTCCGCCAGGGTGACGGCGAGGAGACGCGCGAGCACCCGATCGAGGCGTTCTACTTCACCGAGTTCGACCCGGAGAGCGACGCGTGGCTCGCCTCGCGGCTCGACGGGCCGCTGGTCGACCTCGGCGCCGGGGCGGGCCGCCACGCGCTGCGGTTTCAGGAGCGGTTCGAGACCGTCGCCGTCGAGTCCAGCCCGGCGCTCGTCGAGACGATGCGCGAGCGCGGCGTTGCCGACGCCCGCGAGGGCGACATGTTCGCCCTCCGGGAGGCGTTCGAGCGCGACCGGTTCGCCGCGGCGATCGCGATAGGCACCCAGATCGGACTGGCGGGGTCGATGCGGGGGCTCTCCGCGTTCCTCGGCGACCTCGCGTTCGTGACGACGCCGGACGCGACCGCCGTCGTCGACTGCTACGACCCCGACCACCCCGAGGCCGCCGACCTCCTCGGCTACCGCGAGGACCCGACGCCGGGGCTCGCTGGCCGCGTCATGTGGTTCGCGTACGACGGCGAGCGGGACCCGACCCTCCGGTTCACCCTCTTCTCGCCGGACCGACTCCGCGAGGCGGCGATCGGGACCGGGTGGACGGTCGAGGCGGTCGACCGTTCGGGATCCGGCGAGGGGCCCCACTACCGCGCCGCGCTCCGGAAGCGGTAG
- a CDS encoding pyridoxal-phosphate-dependent aminotransferase family protein produces MSNQQAEPGVDDRAPEVGELTPPDRTLMGPGPSDVHPRVLNAMSTPLVGHLDPSFVEIMDEVQELLRYTFRTDNKWTIPVSGTGSASMEAAIGNLVEPGDTMLVPTNGYFGGRMKSMAERAGGEVVEVDAPWGEPLDPVDVERAFDEHQPDVFGFVHAETSTGVLQPSVPELTDIAHAHDALVIADCVTSLGGVEMRVDEWGVDAAYSGPQKCLSCPPGASPLTLNDRAMDKVLDREERPRSWYLDLSLLEGYWGDDRSYHHTAPITNVYALREALRLVAEEGIESRWARHREVAGDLKAGLQDLGLEMNAPDEYWLPSLNAVRVPDGVDDGAVIDHLLDEYDLEIASGLGDLEGDIWRIGCMGYSARPKNVEYVLAALEDALAAQGHEA; encoded by the coding sequence ATGTCGAACCAGCAAGCCGAGCCCGGCGTCGACGACCGAGCGCCCGAAGTCGGAGAGCTGACGCCGCCGGACCGCACGCTGATGGGGCCCGGACCGAGCGACGTCCACCCGCGCGTCCTGAACGCCATGAGCACGCCGCTGGTGGGCCACCTCGACCCCTCGTTCGTCGAGATCATGGACGAGGTCCAGGAGCTGTTGCGCTACACGTTCCGGACGGACAACAAGTGGACGATCCCCGTCTCGGGGACGGGGTCGGCGTCGATGGAGGCCGCGATCGGCAACCTCGTCGAGCCGGGCGACACCATGCTCGTCCCGACGAACGGCTACTTCGGCGGCCGGATGAAGTCGATGGCCGAGCGCGCGGGCGGCGAGGTCGTCGAGGTCGACGCCCCCTGGGGCGAGCCGCTCGACCCCGTCGATGTCGAGCGCGCGTTCGACGAGCACCAGCCCGACGTGTTCGGGTTCGTCCACGCGGAGACCTCGACGGGCGTCCTCCAGCCGAGCGTCCCGGAACTGACCGACATCGCGCACGCCCACGACGCCCTAGTCATCGCCGACTGCGTCACCTCGCTGGGCGGCGTCGAGATGCGCGTCGACGAGTGGGGCGTCGACGCCGCCTACTCCGGCCCGCAGAAGTGCCTCTCGTGTCCGCCCGGCGCGAGCCCGCTCACGCTCAACGACCGCGCGATGGACAAGGTGCTCGACCGCGAGGAGCGCCCCCGGTCGTGGTACCTCGACCTCTCCCTCCTGGAGGGGTACTGGGGCGACGACCGCTCGTACCACCACACCGCGCCGATCACGAACGTCTACGCGCTCCGCGAGGCGCTGCGCCTCGTCGCCGAGGAGGGGATCGAGTCCCGGTGGGCGCGTCACCGCGAGGTCGCCGGCGACCTGAAGGCGGGCCTCCAGGACCTGGGGCTGGAGATGAACGCTCCCGACGAGTACTGGCTGCCGAGCCTCAACGCGGTGCGGGTGCCGGACGGCGTCGACGACGGCGCCGTCATCGACCACCTCCTCGACGAGTACGACCTGGAGATCGCCTCGGGCCTGGGCGACCTGGAGGGCGACATCTGGCGGATCGGCTGTATGGGCTACTCCGCGCGCCCGAAGAACGTCGAGTACGTCCTCGCCGCGTTAGAGGACGCGCTGGCGGCGCAGGGACACGAGGCCTGA
- a CDS encoding PLP-dependent cysteine synthase family protein: MTDHREPLSSVLETIGETPLVDVHDAPDAVPVYAKLESFNPGASVKDRIGKYMLERMLERGDVGEGGTVVEPTAGNTGIGLAVAAGQLGLNAVFVVPERFSVEKQQLMRALGAEVVNTPSEEGMGLAIDRAHQIAEELDDAVVPQQFSNPLNVEAHYETTAPEIDAALDGEVGAVVAGCGTGGTLMGLAEYFRERDPDTYVAAVEPAGSAYREFLGEDVEHEEYKTEGIGTHDIDRNELFDPEIVDDIIAVPDREVHEEMGRLAAEEGQLVASSAAANAIAAKRVARDIRDGAIDAPHDAVATIFCDSSERYLSKGVYRSFEEWEG, encoded by the coding sequence ATGACCGACCATCGGGAGCCCCTGTCGTCAGTGCTGGAGACGATCGGGGAGACGCCGCTCGTCGACGTCCACGACGCGCCGGACGCGGTGCCGGTGTACGCCAAGCTGGAGTCGTTCAACCCCGGCGCGAGCGTCAAGGACCGCATCGGGAAGTACATGCTCGAACGCATGCTGGAGCGCGGCGACGTGGGCGAGGGCGGCACCGTCGTCGAGCCGACCGCCGGCAACACCGGCATCGGCCTCGCCGTCGCGGCCGGACAGCTCGGCCTGAACGCCGTCTTCGTCGTCCCCGAGCGCTTCTCGGTCGAGAAACAGCAGCTCATGCGCGCGCTCGGCGCCGAGGTCGTCAACACGCCGAGCGAGGAGGGGATGGGCCTGGCGATCGACCGCGCCCACCAGATCGCCGAGGAGCTCGACGACGCCGTCGTCCCCCAGCAGTTCTCGAACCCGCTCAACGTCGAGGCCCACTACGAGACGACCGCGCCCGAGATCGACGCGGCGCTCGACGGCGAGGTCGGCGCGGTCGTCGCCGGCTGCGGCACCGGCGGGACGCTGATGGGCCTCGCCGAGTACTTCCGCGAGCGAGACCCCGACACGTACGTCGCCGCCGTCGAGCCCGCCGGGTCCGCCTACCGCGAGTTCCTCGGCGAGGACGTCGAGCACGAGGAGTACAAGACCGAGGGGATCGGCACCCACGACATCGACCGCAACGAGCTGTTCGACCCCGAAATCGTCGACGACATCATCGCGGTCCCCGACCGCGAGGTCCACGAGGAGATGGGCCGGCTCGCGGCCGAGGAGGGGCAGCTCGTCGCCTCCTCGGCCGCCGCGAACGCCATCGCGGCGAAGCGGGTCGCCCGCGACATCCGCGACGGCGCCATCGACGCCCCGCACGACGCGGTCGCCACGATATTCTGCGACTCCTCCGAGCGCTACCTCTCGAAGGGCGTCTACCGGTCGTTCGAGGAGTGGGAGGGGTGA
- a CDS encoding sensor histidine kinase: protein MSDGAGESASNKDLRTVLDRMSDGFFTLDGDWRIVFANERGREILRSAMSDDAVGPDGSVEGANIWDSIPESRETVFYDQYHRAMETQEPVSFDSYYEPLDTWFNARAFPSDEGLSVYLHDVTERRELERRQEESLRAIQRLYAVSSDQDRTFEEKVAEILTIGCEYLDVPNGFLTRIEDGTQHIEVSHATHPLLQPGETCPLDEAYCKRTFEHDQLLTIVDASAEGWGGDPAYETFGLETYVGGRVEVEGERFGTLCFADTSPRDEPFTETQQTFVELLTRWVSYELERRRAADRLASERDRLDEFASVVSHDLRNPLTTARGRMELLANDCESEHVEPVRRALSRMDTLIENILTLSREGGGVDELTRVDLEALAEDAWETADTRGGTLRVASDGYALRADEQRLRQLLENLFRNAAEHGAAGSGSDGVTVTVGPLSDGDGFYVADDGPGIPAEDRDRVFESGYTTTSDGTGFGLDIVSQIADGHGWAVSVTESADGGARFEFAGVDRV, encoded by the coding sequence ATGAGCGACGGCGCGGGCGAGTCGGCGTCGAACAAAGACCTCCGGACGGTGCTCGACCGGATGTCGGACGGGTTCTTCACCCTCGACGGCGACTGGCGGATCGTGTTCGCGAACGAGCGGGGCAGGGAGATCCTCCGGTCCGCGATGAGTGACGACGCCGTCGGCCCGGACGGCTCGGTCGAGGGCGCGAACATCTGGGACTCGATCCCGGAGTCGAGAGAAACCGTGTTCTACGACCAGTACCACCGCGCCATGGAGACCCAGGAGCCGGTCTCGTTCGACTCCTACTACGAGCCGCTCGACACGTGGTTCAACGCGCGCGCGTTCCCGTCGGACGAGGGGCTCTCCGTCTACCTCCACGACGTCACCGAGCGACGCGAACTGGAGCGACGCCAGGAGGAGAGCCTCCGCGCGATCCAGCGGCTGTACGCGGTGTCGTCCGATCAGGACCGCACATTCGAGGAGAAGGTCGCGGAGATACTGACGATCGGCTGCGAGTACCTCGACGTGCCGAACGGGTTCCTCACGCGGATCGAGGACGGGACCCAGCACATCGAGGTCTCGCACGCCACCCATCCCCTGTTACAGCCCGGCGAGACGTGTCCCCTCGACGAGGCGTACTGTAAGCGGACGTTCGAACACGACCAGCTCCTGACGATCGTCGACGCCTCGGCGGAGGGGTGGGGCGGCGATCCCGCGTACGAGACCTTCGGGCTGGAGACGTACGTCGGCGGCCGCGTCGAGGTCGAGGGCGAGCGGTTCGGCACGCTCTGCTTCGCCGACACGAGCCCCCGCGACGAGCCGTTCACCGAGACGCAGCAGACGTTCGTCGAGCTGCTGACGCGGTGGGTGAGCTACGAGCTGGAGCGGCGGCGCGCGGCCGACCGGCTCGCGAGCGAGCGCGACCGGCTCGACGAGTTCGCGAGCGTCGTGAGCCACGACCTGCGGAACCCGCTGACGACCGCCCGCGGGCGGATGGAGCTCCTCGCCAACGACTGCGAGAGCGAACACGTCGAGCCCGTTCGGCGCGCCCTCTCGCGGATGGACACGCTCATCGAGAACATCCTCACCCTGTCGCGCGAGGGCGGTGGCGTCGACGAGCTGACCCGCGTGGACCTCGAGGCGCTCGCCGAAGACGCCTGGGAGACGGCCGACACTCGGGGCGGGACGCTCCGCGTCGCGAGCGACGGCTACGCCCTCCGCGCCGACGAGCAGCGGCTCAGGCAGCTCCTCGAGAACCTGTTCCGGAACGCCGCGGAGCACGGGGCCGCGGGCAGCGGGTCGGACGGGGTCACGGTCACGGTCGGGCCCCTCTCCGACGGAGACGGGTTCTACGTGGCCGACGACGGCCCGGGGATCCCGGCGGAGGACCGGGACCGCGTGTTCGAGTCCGGGTACACGACGACGAGCGACGGCACCGGGTTCGGGCTCGACATCGTCTCGCAGATCGCCGACGGACACGGCTGGGCGGTCAGCGTGACCGAGTCGGCCGACGGCGGGGCGCGGTTCGAGTTCGCGGGCGTCGACCGGGTGTGA
- a CDS encoding MFS transporter — protein sequence MSNAGANDGAKRSQFWALYLTRFAEGFGFITLLTLLPTYINTLDPQATTVLGVTVSAGFIIGMYTTGFTLAQTVAVVPLAWAGDRFDKRLVLLGVLGVGAGVYALFPLVDTSGTFILVRALQGLVVTGAGLMTLSLVGQIADAGTRADKIGKANAASFGASILGSLGAGAVYDAVGFGPVFAIIAALMVAAWLVTWGVLDPDPTRVEGFPFSDLAVNRKILTISTFRAQYAFAVTMVRTWVPIYAGTELAAGGLAVGATAVAVTVTAEKATNMVGQLFTGRLSDAYGRSLFVFAGGGAYGAVAVAIPFSAAVGSALGAGVTVPVLGDLPPAYLPLVAFSGLLGVADSFREPASMALFADEGTDDGGVASSFGIRELVWRPGSVAGPLIAGWLMVEVSMGSVFYVGGAFAITGVLAFLGILAADHGRAALTAW from the coding sequence GTGAGCAACGCGGGCGCGAACGACGGGGCGAAGCGATCGCAGTTCTGGGCGCTCTACCTCACCCGGTTCGCCGAGGGGTTCGGGTTCATCACGCTGCTGACGCTGCTGCCGACGTACATCAACACCTTGGACCCGCAGGCGACGACGGTGTTGGGGGTCACGGTGTCCGCCGGGTTCATCATCGGGATGTACACCACCGGGTTCACGCTCGCGCAGACGGTCGCCGTGGTTCCGCTCGCGTGGGCGGGCGACCGGTTCGACAAGCGGCTCGTGCTGCTCGGCGTCCTCGGCGTCGGCGCGGGCGTGTACGCCCTCTTCCCGCTCGTCGACACCTCGGGCACGTTCATCCTCGTCCGCGCGCTCCAGGGGCTCGTCGTCACCGGCGCGGGGCTGATGACGCTCTCGCTCGTCGGTCAGATCGCCGACGCCGGGACGCGGGCCGACAAGATCGGCAAGGCGAACGCCGCCTCGTTCGGGGCTTCCATACTGGGCTCGCTCGGCGCGGGCGCCGTCTACGACGCCGTCGGCTTCGGGCCGGTGTTCGCGATCATCGCGGCGCTGATGGTCGCCGCGTGGCTCGTCACGTGGGGCGTACTCGACCCGGACCCCACGCGGGTCGAGGGGTTCCCGTTCAGCGACCTCGCGGTGAACCGGAAGATCCTGACCATCTCGACGTTCCGCGCGCAGTACGCCTTCGCCGTGACGATGGTGCGGACGTGGGTGCCGATCTACGCCGGGACCGAACTGGCCGCCGGCGGGCTCGCGGTCGGCGCGACCGCGGTCGCGGTGACGGTCACCGCCGAGAAGGCGACCAACATGGTCGGCCAGCTGTTCACCGGCCGGCTCTCCGACGCCTACGGGCGGTCGCTGTTCGTCTTCGCCGGCGGCGGGGCCTACGGCGCGGTCGCGGTCGCGATCCCCTTCTCCGCGGCCGTCGGAAGCGCGCTCGGCGCGGGCGTGACGGTGCCGGTCCTCGGCGACCTCCCGCCGGCGTACCTCCCGCTGGTCGCCTTCTCCGGGCTGCTCGGCGTCGCGGACTCCTTTCGCGAGCCGGCCAGCATGGCGCTGTTCGCCGACGAGGGGACCGACGACGGCGGCGTCGCCTCCAGCTTCGGCATCCGCGAACTGGTGTGGCGTCCGGGCTCCGTGGCCGGGCCGCTCATCGCCGGCTGGCTGATGGTCGAGGTGAGCATGGGCTCGGTGTTCTACGTCGGCGGCGCGTTCGCGATCACCGGCGTCTTGGCGTTCCTCGGGATCCTCGCCGCCGATCACGGCCGCGCGGCGCTGACCGCGTGGTAG
- a CDS encoding CoA-binding protein encodes MPITDDAGLDRLLDAETIAVVGCSTTPGKAAHDVPAYLQRQGYEVIPVNPFADEMLGERAYDAVGEVEEAIDLVDVFRPSEEVPDIVEAVRERHADRGDAGAVWLQLGISHDEAAAAAESDGIDVVQDRCLKVEHGRLRG; translated from the coding sequence ATGCCCATCACCGACGACGCCGGACTCGACCGCCTGCTCGACGCCGAGACGATAGCGGTCGTCGGCTGCTCGACGACGCCGGGGAAGGCCGCCCACGACGTGCCGGCGTACCTCCAGCGGCAGGGGTACGAGGTGATCCCCGTGAACCCGTTCGCCGACGAGATGCTCGGCGAGCGGGCGTACGACGCGGTCGGCGAGGTCGAGGAGGCGATCGACCTCGTGGACGTGTTCCGGCCGAGCGAGGAGGTGCCGGACATCGTGGAGGCCGTCCGCGAGCGCCACGCGGACCGCGGCGACGCCGGCGCGGTGTGGCTCCAGCTCGGGATCAGCCACGACGAGGCCGCCGCGGCCGCCGAGTCCGACGGGATCGACGTGGTCCAGGACCGCTGTCTCAAGGTCGAACACGGTCGCCTGCGCGGATAG
- the thrS gene encoding threonine--tRNA ligase, which produces MSETDAEAEVTVILPDGSELTVPAGSTVEDVAFEIGPGLGRDTVAGKIDGELVEKYAEVHDGARIEIVTDQSDEYLTVLRHSAAHVFAQALQRLHPEATLTIGPPTDDGFYYDVTDVDVDEDDLAAIEEEMQEIIAADYDIEREVRSREAAKETYADNEYKRQILDEEADGEEVTFYVQDDWEDLCQGPHVESTGEIGAATLLEVSAAYWRGDEENDSLTRVYGTAFASESDLEEYLELREQAQERDHRKIGQEMNLFSIPTVTGPGLPLYHPPGKTVLRELSEFANELNRDHGYEEVETPHVFRTELWKQSGHYENYKDDMFLLDVNDEEYGLKPMNCPGHATIFDQQNWSYRDLPQRYFENGKVYRKEQRGELSGLSRVWSFTIDDGHLFVRPDQIRGEIESVIEMIFEVVETLDLEVEVALATRPDKSVGGDEIWESAEEQLRDVLESGGYDYDVEPGDGAFYGPKIDFGFEDALGRVWDGPTVQLDFNMPDRFDLTYTGEDNEDHQPVMIHRALYGSYERFFMVLIEHFDGNFPLWLAPEQVRILPVSDETLGYAHRVKNELEDAGFRVEVEDRDWTVGRKIRAGHDDRLPYMVIVGDDEQEAGTVSVRDRFENQRGDVDLDDFVDHLVAERDEKRTEPDFVDAE; this is translated from the coding sequence ATGAGCGAGACCGATGCGGAGGCCGAGGTGACGGTCATCCTGCCGGACGGATCAGAGCTGACCGTTCCGGCGGGGTCGACAGTCGAGGACGTCGCCTTCGAGATCGGCCCCGGGCTCGGTCGCGACACCGTCGCGGGGAAGATCGACGGCGAACTCGTCGAAAAGTACGCGGAGGTCCACGACGGCGCGCGGATCGAGATCGTCACCGACCAGTCCGACGAGTACCTCACGGTGTTGCGCCACTCCGCGGCCCACGTGTTCGCGCAGGCGCTCCAGCGGCTCCACCCCGAGGCGACGCTGACGATCGGCCCGCCGACCGACGACGGCTTCTACTACGACGTGACCGACGTCGACGTCGACGAGGACGACCTGGCCGCCATCGAGGAGGAGATGCAGGAGATAATCGCGGCGGACTACGACATCGAGCGCGAGGTCCGGTCGCGCGAGGCGGCGAAGGAGACCTACGCCGACAACGAGTACAAGCGACAGATCTTAGACGAGGAGGCCGACGGCGAGGAGGTCACCTTCTACGTCCAGGACGACTGGGAGGACCTCTGTCAGGGCCCCCACGTCGAGTCGACCGGCGAGATCGGCGCCGCGACGCTGTTGGAGGTGTCGGCGGCCTACTGGCGCGGCGACGAGGAGAACGACTCGCTGACGCGCGTGTACGGCACCGCCTTCGCGAGCGAGTCCGACCTGGAGGAGTACCTCGAACTCCGCGAGCAGGCCCAAGAGCGCGACCACCGGAAGATCGGCCAGGAGATGAACCTCTTCTCGATCCCGACGGTGACCGGGCCGGGCCTCCCGCTGTACCACCCGCCGGGGAAGACCGTGCTCCGCGAGCTGTCGGAGTTCGCGAACGAGCTCAACCGCGACCACGGCTACGAGGAGGTCGAGACCCCGCACGTGTTCCGAACGGAGCTGTGGAAGCAGTCGGGCCACTACGAGAACTACAAAGACGACATGTTCCTCCTCGACGTCAACGACGAGGAGTACGGCCTGAAGCCGATGAACTGCCCGGGCCACGCGACCATCTTCGACCAGCAGAACTGGTCGTACCGCGACCTCCCGCAGCGCTACTTCGAGAACGGGAAGGTGTACCGGAAAGAGCAGCGCGGGGAGCTGTCGGGGCTCTCGCGCGTCTGGTCGTTCACCATCGACGACGGCCACCTGTTCGTCCGGCCGGACCAGATCCGGGGGGAGATCGAGTCGGTGATCGAGATGATCTTCGAGGTCGTCGAGACGCTCGACCTGGAGGTCGAGGTCGCGCTGGCGACCCGCCCCGACAAGTCGGTCGGCGGCGACGAGATCTGGGAGTCCGCCGAGGAGCAGCTGCGCGACGTGCTCGAATCCGGCGGCTACGACTACGACGTCGAGCCCGGCGACGGCGCCTTCTACGGCCCGAAGATCGACTTCGGCTTCGAGGACGCCCTCGGCCGCGTCTGGGACGGCCCGACCGTCCAGCTCGACTTCAACATGCCCGACCGCTTCGACCTGACCTACACGGGCGAGGACAACGAGGACCACCAGCCCGTGATGATCCACCGGGCGCTGTACGGCAGCTACGAGCGCTTCTTCATGGTCCTCATCGAGCACTTCGACGGGAACTTCCCGCTGTGGCTCGCGCCCGAGCAGGTCCGCATCCTCCCCGTCTCCGACGAGACGCTCGGCTACGCCCACCGCGTGAAAAACGAACTGGAGGACGCCGGCTTCCGCGTCGAGGTCGAGGACCGCGACTGGACGGTCGGCCGGAAGATCCGCGCGGGCCACGACGACCGGCTCCCGTACATGGTCATCGTCGGCGACGACGAGCAGGAGGCGGGGACGGTCTCGGTGCGCGACCGCTTCGAGAACCAGCGCGGCGACGTCGACCTCGACGACTTCGTCGACCACCTCGTCGCCGAGCGCGACGAGAAGCGGACGGAACCCGACTTCGTCGACGCCGAGTGA